TCAGGATTTTGTTGGATCCTTCCCCCTCTGTTGAGTCGACCTTTGACGTCTTGTGGAGGATTAAGATTCCAAAGAAGGTTAAGTTCGTTGCCTGGCAGGTTCTGCTTGGTCGTGTAAACTTTGGATAGAATTTCGAGAAAGAAGTCTTCGTTAATGAGTCCTTTCTGTTGCATTATATGTCGAAAGGTGAAGAAAAGTCTGGATCACCTTCTTTGGGAGTGTCAATTCGCGAGATCCATCTAGAATCGTCTTTTGTAGGAGTTTGATATCTCGATTGCTCGTCAGAGTGATGTTCGATTGACGATTGGGGAGTTCCTTCTCCATCCGCCTTTCCGTGAGAAAGGTTGATTTCTTTGGTCTGTTGGGGTGTGTGCTTTATTGTGGGATCTTTGAGGGGAAAGGAACAATAAAGTGTTCAGGAAAGTGGAGAGGGGCCATACTGAAGTTTGGTCTTTGGTGAgatttcatgtttctctttggACTTCAATTTCAAAGTCCTTTTGTAATTACTCTCTAGGCATTTTCTCCGTGGAAACCCTTTCTTTAGTGGGGTTCTTGTGGGCTTGGTTTTTTGTAtgcccttgtattctttcattttttttctcaatgaaagtcatcgtttcaatatatataaaaataaataaataaataaacaaaacctCCCAAGAAGAAATTCCTCGACACTTCCTCGATGAAGTTACCATGACCAGAATCCTAGAAATCAACAAGTAGTAGTCAGGAATCCCTCTCCCAACACGAAATGGATGTGTAAGTTTTCCTCCTTtagatatatagatagatagagagagagagagagagactcTTTTCCAAGAAGACGATCTCTTTTGAACTTTAACCAAGACAAGGTTCCAAAAATCCAAACTCCTTAATCCAAAAAGTAAATTAAGGAATTTGTTTCATTGGCCTATAAATTCATGCCATTcgatctctttttttttctttaactgCTATGTCATCCGATCTCACAAGTAAGTTCCTCTGGGTAACGGCTAAACTATTTATGAAGGTCTAAAACTTTGTTAGCATCCATTCCTACAACTCATATCCAGTTCTCTAGGATCTATTGGGTTGCAAGGAAAAAATGCAGAATAATGAGCAATTTAGAAACCAGCTTACCAGTTGAATATCTTGACGTGAGATCCTTCTCACAGTTCCAGTTGACATATTTCCAAGTCCAAAGCATACGAATTGAATTACAATCAACTGGCAAAGCTTAACCGCCTTGATTATTCCACCCCAGCATCTACTgaacaaccaaaaaaaaaaaaactatgaatcTAACGGCAAACAAATAAGAAAtagaacaatatatacatcataaGGAAGTCAGCCAAGAAAGCTTTATTTGTAGGAACTTTTCTGTTTCGACCCTTTTTATGGAAGTCTTGTTTCCCAATGAGGGAGGAAAAACCACCATTCCAATTTTAAGCCCTctcttttagtttttattagAAAACATAAAACTACTTGTATTCCATATACCAAATGCAAGAAAATTGACTAGAGCACTGAGCACACGATTGAAAATCACAATTAAAGCAATTCGGCACCAGAAAAAGATTGTGGCAACTTGCACGCAGTTCGAATTACTCACCAACACCATTTATACTTTAAATGGAGATACCATGTGAATTTAGAAGACCCCTTTAAATCACAATGATAGCTATTGATTTAGTagtaaaaaacatcctcaagtacaAAAAAAGACTGATCTGCGGGTAAAACACTTAAGTCAAAGAAGTGAATTGAAATAAATTGTACCAAAGCTGCATCCTACTCAAATCATAATCAGTATCCTAAGGTGAAAATGAAAGCAgacttttatttttacaaataaagaTCCCAATCCCAAATAGATATGCAACTTAAAACAAAACAAGTAGCAAGAAAGCGACGGAAACTAGGTCAGGTCAGAACAACAGCTCAAACAAACCacataaacattaaaaattataacctaattttaacatttaaagtAACAATCAGCCCTCAACACCAATCCAGCTAACAATTCAAAATCAATCACACCGAACAATAACACATTACAAACTAAGGAACACCAACGGAAAGATCGTGCGACAAGGAGTCAAATTCATTCAATCTCAATTCCCAAACAAACAAGACGATCTTCGgaacaaaatgaaaaacaattaaaaacccACCACTAGCAAGCTTTCTGTTTCTTCTCTCTCACCAATCTCAAAAGCATATATGAAGTGAAGAgaatcaaaattcaaagaatCGAAACACCAAACCGGGAAAAGGGAAAGTAGAGAGAATAGAAGCAAAATTCATGGATCTTACCACCTACTAAGCCGATTCCAAGAGAAGTGGAGATCTTCACTGCGACAAAATGGGAAATTTTATCAgtctagagagagagagagggaggtGAAAGCAGGAATTTTCGCTTTACATCGTGGAATGGGAAAGAGAGAGAACATCGTCCGACCAACAACTGTGCAAGAATTTTTTCCGGCTTCATAGTACTTATACCAGTGGTAATTTTGTAATTTCGTTAAactgtattttatttattttttgtttatttgtttgtttcctttttatcgggttaaaatatcattacggtccttatattttaaagtttgtttAACTTTAGTCTATATATTTTCATGGCCAATTTTAATCTCCATACTTTCAAAAAATCTTGACTCTAGTCCCTCAAAGTTGAGTTTTacttaaattgattaaataaataatttttatacaaaGAAATGCAACAtatgttgaatgaaaaattttggatcaatcatAAATTGTCACATAATTAcaaaaacacaaattattagatttaagactaactaaaagtcaaaatatatcccgaattgaaattgaagacaaaaACGGATAGATCCTCATGATGCCACGTATTTTCATCTTGATCGttggatcaaattaattattttggtcAAATTAAGTGCTAATATTTCAGCTTAGGTCcaatttaacctaaaattagGCTTAATTTGGCCCAAAGACCAACCATgcctaaatccaataatttGAGCCCAAGGACCAAGTcaatggaccaaccaagcctaaGTCCATAAAGCCCACATGAGAGTTCTCCTTCATTTGAAGGATTCAAAAAGTTTAGACTCCAAAGAGGTTAAAGAGAATTCTTccaacaatcagaagactccctAACTCTTGAAATTGAACATTACTTGAAGATACAAGCCTTttgggaaatttgtacggatgacctaatttttgggtccaaaatgtcaaatgacccatttttaaaaaataatgtcaattgaccctctacTCACCTCATCACGGGATGAGATTACAAAAATGCCCATCTAGTCTATACGAGTGTGCTCAAACTCAATGGTCATCCCACTCCGCTCAAAATTATCGTGCAAGTGTCGTTCAATCTCGCTCTACAAAACTATCGTCCATCTACTGCCGTAATCGAAGTTCTCTACTGggttagtgaatttaatttttgtcttcCATGTTGTGTTGTGTCTATTTAGGTTGGTTTCGTTTGATCGGTCGTCACGTTCATAACTGGTTTTGGGGTTTAATCGGTCTcgtctgttttttattttgggtttcgATGTGTTCTGCATTGgttgaggatgaagaagatgtagTTAGAGTCAGACATGATAGTGGACGAGTTTTGTGAGAGCGAGATGGGATAGAGCGATTCGAGCGAAAACGAGATGGGCTAGAGCGAGACGAGTGAAAGCGAGATGGGCTAGATCAAGATGAGCGAAAGTGAGAtgggcgagagcgagattagcgagACTTTAACAGTATGTTTTGTTAGTGATTTTTTAGTACGAACCTGTTAACTGATAAATTGAATGTTCATACAATGCAGGAGTAATTTAAGATGtcaaaatcttttaaaattcgTGAAGTTGATAGGTTTCCCGGGTAAGTAACTTGTTTGGCCCATGTTGCCAATCCCAACAAGATTGTAAAGCAGAAGCTTACCGGAAGGCAGTTAgaaaagttcaagaaaaaaGTTTTTGGTCGCATTTTAAACATTGAACTTGTATTCAATAGCCCACTAATCCACCATATATTATTGAGGGAAGTGAAGAAGTGAGGAATTGACTCAATTAGTTTCTTTGTCAGAGGAAAGGTCGTCACATTTTTGAAGGATGACTTTTTATTGATCAATGGTTTATGGCAGTCTCCTACGTGAGTTGGACGGAGTGAGGAGTCCTCACAAGAACTTTTACGAGGTACTTTGGTAGTCAGTCGACCTCAGACGCATTCCACTTGAATTTGTTTGAAGAAGAATACAAAAAATTGGTATTTGAAAATGACGATGATGCTGTGAAAATTACCCTAGTAACACAgaggttgcaatgatgggtAAAAACAAGCAAAAGAATGTTGTAGATCATACTCTATTTGACGATGTTGAAGACATAGACTACTACAACAATCTTGATTGGAATACAATTATTTGGCAGAGGACACTCGACGCCTTGAAGACCACACTTAACGACAAGGTTGGTTTATACAAGGAGAAGGTGGggagaaataaaaattatattgtgAAGTACTCACTCCATGGATTTCCCCAAGCATTCCAGGTAGATGTTCCTTAACTTAACTTTATCTTTGGTTTAACATTAACATAGTTATAAATTTGAGTTGTTTGGATTTAGGTGTGGACGTATGAGATCCTTTCGTCAATATCAGGGAACGTTGCCACTCGAAAGAGCAAGGTAGCCATTCCTCGTATATTACGgtggtcatgctcccactcgGTGTCATTTAAAGCACTCGAGAAAGACATTTTTTAGTCTGAAAATGTAAGTGTAATCTATGTAGCCACAGTATGTTTATTCGGTAGTTAAATGTACACTAACCATCTTATTGGGTTCCTTAATGCAGACAAAAGTCAAATAGGGTCTTGTCATGTCCGATGCTAAGAAGAAGTTTTGGGACACCCCAATTGATAGATGGGTCGTAAGACAAGCACACTCCGACATCGAGAGTTCAAGGAGCTCTAGTAGTTCAAATAGTGGCAGTAGTTTAGAAGGTGGGGAAGGTGAACAACAGGGTAATTCAGAAGGTGGAGTGAAGGATGACGAATCTGATGAGGACCAAAACATCCACCAGCCTACTTACACCTTTAGCGAGGATATGTTTCATGATGTGCTGGTGGGTAACGTACGTCCTGAGTCTGAGGAAGAGTGTTCTGTCCCGGAGGTTTCGGGCCATAAGAAGGGAGGTAATGTTGATCCTGGTGTATATGCGTACCTGCGAAGCATTGACAGCTCAATATCGAGCTTGGATGCCTGTATATCGAACCTAGAGATGGACATGAGAGACATGAAACCACAATTGTCAACTATTTTGTCTCTATTACAGTCTGTGAAGGGTTCCATGGTGTTTGAGGCGACGAGGTCTCCTACTCTACAGACAGGCCATGATGCCACTATGTCCCTCATCCCGACTGTACGTAGGTCACCTAGCCCACCTCCACCTAAGTCACCTACACCACCTCCACCTAAGTCACCTACCCCACCTCCACCTAAGTCACCGATCCCACCTTCACCTCTCAATTCATCTGTACAACTTGATATCACGACCTCTTCTAACACCCTACATCTCGATTCACATGTATGATCATTATGTGATTcgaaaatttctttcttcataTTTGTTATTCAACATGTTCagcattttgttatatttctgTAGGTTATGGTCGAGAGTAGAAAAACAACACGTAAGAGGAAGGTCATTGATAAGTACACACCTTCCGTTgaaccaaaaaaagaaaataacaaaagagaaggaaattaaggTTCAACATCCTTTGGATCGTCCAAATATTAAGTACCCTCTCCTTGGGGTACCTACGATACAGTTTAAAGCAACGATCCAATACTCCTTGGAGCATGAGGTTCCAGCTGCTATATTGAAAGAAATGGTGAACTGGATTGTCAATAAGAATACGGACAACGAGGTTCGAGAAAATGCAGTTTGGCCATTATCCAAAACCTTTTTCTAGGAGTTGACTGAACCAAGTTCATGGGCTGAGTGTGACGTAAGTTTACGATCCTTGTCCTTTTTACCAAGTACATACAGTTATAAACCCTCTCCTAACGTATATCTTGTTCTAGATGCAGACCCTAAATATCCTATTTGAGTTCATGAAAGATAAATTCTATAGGCGACCAGACATGTGTATGGCTTGCTTCACCATCCTGCCAATTGGAATAACGGTAACCATTTACTGTACTTTTGAATAGGAATACGTTGGTTGACTATTATgtgttttaatatttcttttcttcGTGTAGAGTCACCTAAATTCTCGAGATGGGGTCTACAAACATATTAAGAATAAGTCGACCTTGGATGCTGCCATAGCATGGGCAGATGAGACGTTACCGGATTATGTCATGGGTAAATTTCATGTCAAGTGGTTAGATGTGGACTTCGTATACATGACAACAAACATTTATCAGCATTGGATGTTGATAGCATTCGATCTAAATAGAGGCCGATTGTTCGTATTTGATTCACTATCGTCCATGACATCAAAGAAGAAGCTAAAGTCTTTCCTTGAACCGTTGACTTACACCCTACCATCGCTTCTTCACTACTGTGACTTGAAATGTTGGAAGCTGGACATCGAAACGTCTTATTGGAGGATATCCCGACCTACCTTTATGAATACACAACACGGGTCATTAGATTGTAGAATATTTGTTGTAAAATTCTTAGAACATTTAGTGACTGGTAGTGCCCCATTTGTAATAACTCAGGATACGATGACTGACTTTAGGATGCAATTGGCATGTCAATTGTGGACGAACACTCTATATTATTAACGTAcatgtatattatgtatattatgtatattattgatgtaattttactaacatgttatttaaattgttaGTGTAGAACTACCATGAATATAGAAGATTCATTCATGAATAGCCAACAagttaaattaaacttataaaaggaAGAGCGAGATAAGCGAAATCTGAAAGGATTCATGAATAGAcaaactagacgatcgtttatagCCTCTACACGTTCACTTagtaacactagacgatcgcccacaaacacCCCGCGATCGTTTACATATTACAACACAATTGCTTACCAACTACTGCACGATCACAGGTctctactacacgatcgcttaaaaGAAGTAAACAATAATCATtaattacacttataaaagggaGAGTGAGATACGCGAGAGCGAGATACGTGAGATGGGCTTAAAAAATACTCCGCGATCGCTTACAAACTTCTACATGATCACTTATActttattacacgatcgcttacagaTTACAACATGATCACTTACCaactactacacgatcacaaGCCTTTGTTACATGATTGCTTAGAAGTAGTAAACGATAATCATtaattacacttataaaagggaGAGCGAGATATGCGAGATGGGTTTACAAAATACTCCGCGATCGCTTACAAAcccctacacgatcgcttataaTTTATTACACGATCACTTACAGATTacaacacgatcgcttaccaactACCACACAATCACAgggctctgctacacgatcgcttagaagaAGTAAACGATAATCATTAATTACACTTATAAAATGGAGAGTGAGATACATGAGATGGGCTTACAAAATACTCTGCGATCGCttacaaactcctacacgatcccTTATActttattacacgatcgcttacagaTTACAACACGATTGCTTACCaactactacacgatcacagGGCTCCGCTACATGATCACTTAAAAGAAGTAAACGATAATCATtaattacacttataaaagggaGAGCGAGATACACGAGATGGGCTTACAAAATATTCTGCGATTGCTTACAAAcccctacacgatcgcttataaTTTATTACACGGTCGCTTACAGATTACAACATGATCGCTTACCaactactacacgatcacagGGCTCCGcaacacgatcgcttagaagaAGTAAACGATAATCATtaattacacttataaaagggagagcgaggtgagcgagagcgagattagtgAGAACGAGATGGGCGAGAGTGAGATTAGCGAGAGTGAgattagcgagagcgagatgggCGAGAGTGAGATTCGCGAGAGCGAGACGTTTCTAGAATGGTTCATCACGAAATAGCCAACAATTTAATTATCACTTATAAAAGGGAAACGAGATATCTGAAAGATTCATGAATAGACAAACTCTAGTATCAAACTTATAAGCGAGACATTTGTAAAGGATTACAAGTGATAGCGAGATTAGCGATGGTGAGATTAGCGATGACGAGATAGTGAGAGCGAGATTCGCGGAGCGAGAACGTTTCCCCGAATGGCTTCACGAATAgccaacaatttaattaatatttgaagaGATTTGTGAATAGACAAGTGGCACATAGAAAATTACAGTTTTGAGGATTAAAGTGGCACATAGTTACAGTAATGAGGATTCGTGAATAGACAAGTGGCCCATAGACAATTACAATGGACCGACATTTGAATCATTTGTATTAGAATCAATAGGTCGCCCAAACATCAGTAGTTCACTGCAGTTTTGTCGATTATGCCCGTAGTTCCCACACCTACCATATTTTATTTGTCTGCGTTGTTCTCCTCTTGATGGTATTCTTTGTACTCTTCGTCGCCTGACCTGTACCACTCTTCTAGAAGGTGCAATATGCTTTTCCACATATCCCGAAGGTCtcttccattcagatatgtgATCAAATGGATTTACAGGCTCTGCATAAGCAGCCATGAGGGAGTCAATGCTATAGAATGGACTGCACAAACCATGGATGGGGATGTTTCATTCTCACGCAGCCACAATCGCATGCGAACATAGGATACCGAGTGAGTCAAATTCCTTGCATGTGCATTCCTTTGTATGGAGGTTCACAATACCATCTAATCGATTGTCCTGCACATGGATCCTATAACAATCAATCGGCTCAACTCGATATCGTCTACTTTTGTCACACTCAGTTGCTAATCGGTTTTCACAATAGTCCGAGTGTGATTTCGTTCGAGATGCCCAATAATTTCTCTATTCATAAAACCATGACTGGATGAGGCCTCGAACGTGTTCCAACAAGCACATTATGGGTAGCTGTCGATATTCTTTAGTCaatgaattgaaacactctgcacTATTGGACGTCATGTTATCGTATCTTCATTTTGTTTGGTAAACATGCGCCCACCTTTCAAGACCAATATCCTTCAAATATTTCGATATTGCACCATTTCAAAAAGTACGTAGTTAGTCCCAGTGTGCTTGGAACTCTGACATGCAAAATGCCCTGGCTGCATCCTTGAACATTCCAACAATCGTACTGTCCTTAAAGTTGgaaagaatattattttttaggcGGTAGatgcacaatccatgaaatgctATGGAAAAAACTGCATGAATGGCATTGCCAATAGATACCGCTCGATCGGGCACAAACACCAAGTTAGGGGGTTCTCCAATGACACACTTCAAGTTTGACATAAACCACTTCCAAGCTCGATCAGTTTCATTGTCCCCTATGTCATATGCTAGTGGGTAAACTTGGTTGTTGCCATCCATGGAGACGCCGACCAACATGGtccctttgtattttcctttcaaatgCGATCCATTAACAATTATCACAGGTCGACAACTTGaaaaacctctaatacaaggtCCTAATGCCATAAGCATGTACTTGAAATGGACATCATTTTCAAGTTCGATTTCAAACCTTGTAGCTGGATTCTCCATCTTTAACGCTTCACCATATGCATGTAAAACAGCGTACGACTCTTCCAGAGTACCCCTGACGAGAGCATAAGTGGTTTCCCTTGCACGCCACGCCTTATCGTAACTTATGTTTACGCCGTACTCTTTTCTCATATCCTCGATGATGTGACAAGGTTTATAAACACGTCCTATGCTTGTAAACTTGTCTTTGATTAGTTCATCAACTACCGTAGTCGTTTCTTGTCTATGGtcatgatttaaaattccaatagAACATGTGTGGGATTGCATATACTTCGTGATCTTAAATATGTCACACCCAGGAATTTTAACTGCACGAAAGCTCCATTTACAATTATTCTCTATACATTTAACAGTAAACAAAGACTTAGTTGACTTCCttaccttatattcaaaattattgtttatgcaCAGAATAGacaatctcatttttcaatcactcttactaaaaaaaaattgaccaacTTCAACTTCTGTCTCGGATGAAGAGGTGCCAGGCATAATCAATTCCCCTCTACGACATgaagacatggaattcaatcctgcTGATCTCTCAGTAACAACCACTACAGGTCTATACACCTCTGAAGGACCatagttgataacttgtagaaatacaagttatttataaagttttatttagattatgtggcaaaaagaaggaaaagttgcatcgaccgtatagaaattggcttagaaacgcgaaagttgtaaagtgtcgtaagcACACCCGTTAACCCCgttgcgatggcaaaatggaatgtccaagtctttgttttgcaagaaaataggtcaccgcatgtgACAACCACTtaaggacaaaaatgaacaacgcatccacattgcatgcggcaatcgatcaagaacgaaaaagaacaatgcaattgcagcacatgcgacgatcgatcatgaaCTCaaacgatcaacgcatttccactGCATGTGGCAATCGATAAAAGATCAAAGCaattacaccgcatgcggcgatcaatcgaagatgtaaagagcaatgcattcgcaaggacttctgatattgtacaacttttctgttgtatgattctgacaaattgaacgtggagcagagcggacgttTCCACTATGCCATGGTAGGAATTATCAGCTTTACAGAGCAGGACCACTAATGCAGAaggagccaaggtctataaatagcttcattaaattcaaagaaaggaggctggtctgaagagacaattcATAGAAATCGGGGGAAAAAGACGAGACAAGACCAAAAGGTAAAGTCTCTGGAGCAAGCATGTAATTTCGcattcccgaagaagaagctctgtgcaaagggTCACTTCTACCTAGaaaacaagcctgagagggaagttttccactccatttctaccacacgccggcaagcaaatcgtcTCCGATCGAGATccatgtcaagacattgacactctttccgtatttgttcttattttctattcatccactgtgttcatctctaatatttcattcactatctgtaacaaacgcttatccttagatttcaatgtcattatcatattcatcatCATCTCTTTG
The nucleotide sequence above comes from Benincasa hispida cultivar B227 chromosome 3, ASM972705v1, whole genome shotgun sequence. Encoded proteins:
- the LOC120073641 gene encoding uncharacterized protein LOC120073641; amino-acid sequence: MRIYGVDLTGKLPSKLPLSALDAAYFRPLAVSALACRLHFEEEMSLINSHSLEEREVYRPVVVVTERSAGLNSMSSCRRGELIMPGTSSSETEVEVENNCKWSFRAVKIPGCDIFKITKYMQSHTCSIGILNHDHRQETTTVVDELIKDKFTSIGRVYKPCHIIEDMRKEYGVNISYDKAWRARETTYALVRGTLEESYAVLHAYGEALKMENPATRFEIELENDVHFKYMLMALGPCIRGFSSCRPVIIVNGSHLKGKYKGTMLVGVSMDGNNQVYPLAYDIGDNETDRAWKWFMSNLKCVIGEPPNLVFVPDRAVSIGNAIHAVFSIAFHGLCIYRLKNNILSNFKDSTIVGMFKDAARAFCMSEFQAHWD